The DNA window CCTGAGCATACAAAATCCCCTGCCGGTGGGCGATCCAGCCGATGTCGCCGGGCTGGTGGGAACGCAGGACGTATGGCCGATCGGGCCGGGGGCCATCGCCGACCAGATGCTCGACGGTGGTCATCGCCTGCGTGAGCCGCTCCCGCTCGCCCACCGATAGGCCCGACAGCATCGTGGCGACCTGAGCCGCCGAGGCTTGGTTCAGGGGCGTGAAAGCCGCAAAGCCTTTGTCGGTGAGCGACAGGAGGAACTGACGTCCGTCATCTTTCGACGGATTACGTTGGGTCAACCCTTGGGCTCCGAACCTTTTCAGGAGGCGGCTGAGATACCCGGCGTCGAGACCGAGCTCACGGCCCAAATCCGCCGCTGTCACGGGACCGCGATGGGCAAGCTCGTAAAGCACCCGCGCTTCGGTCAGAGAAAACGCACTCTCGAGCAATCCCTCGTTTAGAAGGCCGATATGGCGTGTGTAGAACCGGTTGAAGCTCCGGACCCGCTCGATTTGCTCGTCGGTTGGCAGTTTCGGAATGTGCGACATGGCTGGCTCCCTGGCGCACAGAGTCAGGCACATCGTTGACTGAGTCAACTAGTTTGCAGATGGAGCGGCAGTACCCGTCAGGCCGCCGCGTCCACGGCTAGACGTCCCTCATGAATGGCGTGGCAGGCCACGCCACCCAGGAGCGGCGGAATCTCGGCCCGGCAACGATCATTGGCGAAGGGACAGCGCGGGTTGAAGGTGCAGCCCGAGGGCGGATTGATCGGGTTGGGGATTTCGCCGCGCACGGGAATGCGTTGCCGGCCCGTCATGCCCACATCCGGAACCGCGTCGAGGAGCATGCGGGTGTAAGGGTGCTTCGGGTGTGCGAAGAGTTCGCGCCCGTTGGAGATCTCGACGATGCGGCCGAGATACATCACGCCGATGCGGCTCGCCATATGGCGCACCACGGCGAGGTTGTGGCTGATGAACAGATAGGTCAGCCCTAGCCGATCCTGCAGGTCGCGCATGAGATTCAGGATCTGCGCCTGCACCGAGACGTCGAGCGCGGAGGTCGGCTCGTCGCAGACGATGAACTCCGCATTGGATGCGAGCGCACGGGCGATGGCGATGCGCTGGCGCTGTCCGCCCGAGAACTCGTGCGGGTACTTCCCGCCGTCCGCCGGATGGAGACCGACAAGGGAGAGAAGCTCGCCGACCCGATTGGCGATGTCTCGCTCGGTCTCGATCAACCGGAAAGCCCTGATCGGCTCGGCCACGATGCGGTCGACCTGCCAGCGCGGATTGAGGCTGGCATAGGGATCCTGGAAGATCATCTGGATGCGCCGCCGCAGGCGCTGGCGCTCGGCGGACGCAGCCGCCGACGTCATCGAGACGCCGTCGATCGCCACCGTCCCGCTCGTCGGCGGCAGAAGTCCCACGACCATCCGGGCCACCGTCGACTTGCCCGAACCTGATTCTCCGACGAGGGCGAAGGTCTCGCCTTTCGCGATATCGAAGGAAACGCCGTCGACCGCTTTGAGGTACTGCTTCTCGCCCCCCTCGAGCACCCGGTTGAGCCAGGGCTTTGAGACGTCGAACAAGCGGCGCAGATCTTTGACGTCGACGTAAGGGTTCTCGGTCACGCGACGGCCTCCGACCGGACGGAAGATTGATCGTAGAGATGGCAGGCCACGCGATGCTCGCTGTGCTGAATGGGCTCCGGCCGCTCGACCCGGCAGCGGTCGAACACGAACGGGCAGCGCGGATTGAACGCACAGCCAGGGGGAATGGCCGATAGCCGCGGCATGGAGCCTGGGATTTGAACGAGGCGCTCCGCGTCGGTCTCGAGGGATGGGATCGCGCCCATCAGGCCCTTGGCGTAGGGGTGAAGCGGGTTCTGCACCACCTCGCGCACCGGTCCGATCTCCGCGATGCGGCCCGC is part of the Microvirga terrae genome and encodes:
- a CDS encoding bifunctional helix-turn-helix transcriptional regulator/GNAT family N-acetyltransferase; protein product: MSHIPKLPTDEQIERVRSFNRFYTRHIGLLNEGLLESAFSLTEARVLYELAHRGPVTAADLGRELGLDAGYLSRLLKRFGAQGLTQRNPSKDDGRQFLLSLTDKGFAAFTPLNQASAAQVATMLSGLSVGERERLTQAMTTVEHLVGDGPRPDRPYVLRSHQPGDIGWIAHRQGILYAQEYGWDQTFEALVAEIAAGFVRNFDPQWERCWIAERGGEIIGSVFLVRSSDEVAKLRLLYVEPCARGLGLGRRLTEECIAFARDRGYRTLTLWTNDVLVAARRIYQAKGFRLVKEEPHHSFGKDLVGQTWDLDL
- a CDS encoding ABC transporter ATP-binding protein, whose translation is MFDVSKPWLNRVLEGGEKQYLKAVDGVSFDIAKGETFALVGESGSGKSTVARMVVGLLPPTSGTVAIDGVSMTSAAASAERQRLRRRIQMIFQDPYASLNPRWQVDRIVAEPIRAFRLIETERDIANRVGELLSLVGLHPADGGKYPHEFSGGQRQRIAIARALASNAEFIVCDEPTSALDVSVQAQILNLMRDLQDRLGLTYLFISHNLAVVRHMASRIGVMYLGRIVEISNGRELFAHPKHPYTRMLLDAVPDVGMTGRQRIPVRGEIPNPINPPSGCTFNPRCPFANDRCRAEIPPLLGGVACHAIHEGRLAVDAAA